A single region of the Brachypodium distachyon strain Bd21 chromosome 3, Brachypodium_distachyon_v3.0, whole genome shotgun sequence genome encodes:
- the LOC100822960 gene encoding 50S ribosomal protein L29, chloroplastic: MATMSLAAASPLTSAPRGVAVSTSGTAFCGLRAGGASAARFSGLAAAPPASGRGEAAVVRMAKREQELEEIRAMETEKLEEEVVDLKGELFLLRLKRSARQEFKSSEFGRMRKRIARLLTVRREREIEQGINKRMSRKLDRKWKLGIVVRPPPSLREKKED; this comes from the exons ATGGCGACGATGTCCCTCGCCGCGGCCTCACCCCTCACCTCCGCTCCCCGCGGCGTAGCCGTATCCACGTCCGGCACGGCATTTTGCGGCCTGCGCGCAGGCGGCGCATCCGCGGCGCGGTTCTCGGgactggcggcggcgccaccggcgTCGGGGAggggcgaggcggcggtggtgagGATGGCGAAGAGGGAGCaggagttggaggagatacgcgccatggagacggagaagctggaggaggaggtggtggacctgAAGGGGGAGCTCTTCCTGCTCCGCCTCAAGCGCTCCGCGCGCCAGGAGTTCAAGTCCAGTGAGTTCGGCCGCATGCGCAAGAGG ATTGCTCGTCTGCTGACTGTAAGAAGAGAAAGGGAAATTGAACAAGGAATCAACAAAAGAATGTCTAGGAAGCTTGACAGGAAATGGAAGCTCGGCATTGTGGTTAGACCACCACCATCTCTAAGGGAGAAAAAGGAGGACTAA